The genome window CGGGATCTGTATGGCGGAACACGGGATCGGGCCAGCCGGCAAACATGAAAAAAGGGGAGCTTACGCTCCCCTTTTCCCTGGCTTTGCCGACGGCCCGTCAGGCGGCTTCGCGGCTGGCCCGCTTGCGGTCGTGCTCTTTCAGGTGCAGCTTGCGCAGACGGATGTTCTTGGGCGTGATCTCGACCAGTTCGTCGTCGGCGATGAACTCCACCGCGTACTCCAGCGTCAGCTGGATGGGCGGAACCAGGCGCACGGCCTCGTCCGTGCCCGAGGCGCGGACGTTGGTGAGTTGCTTGCCCTTGATCGGGTTGACCACCAGGTCGTTGTCGCGGCTGTGGATGCCGATGATCATCCCTTCGTACAGCGCCTCGCCGGGCGAGACGAACATGCGGCCGCGATCCTGCAGCTTCCACAGCGCGTAGGCCACGGCATCGCCGTCTTCCTGGCTGATCAGCACGCCGTTGTGGCGCTCGCCCAGGGTGCCGTCGCGCACCGGAGCGTATTCGTCGAACACGTGGCTGATCAGGCCCGTGCCGCGCGTCAGCGTCATGAACTCGCCCTGGAAACCGATCAGGCCGCGAGCGGGAATGCGGTACTCCAGGCGGGTGCGGCCCTTGCCGTCCGAGGCCATGTCCAGCAGCTCGCCCTTGCGACGGCCTAGCTCTTCCATCACCGAGCCCTGGTGGCCGTCCTCGACGTCCACCGTCAGCAGTTCGAACGGCTCGCACTTGACGCCGTCGATATCCTTGAAGACCACGCGCGGACGCGAAACCGCCAGTTCATAGCCTTCGCGGCGCATGTTTTCCAGCAGGATGGTCAGGTGCAGTTCGCCACGGCCCGACACCTCGAACACGGTGTCGTCGCCGGTATCGCGCACACGCAGCGCCACGTTGGACTTGAGTTCGCGGTCCAGGCGGTCGCGCAGCTGGCGGCTGGTCACGAACTTGCCTTCGCGGCCGGCCAGCGGCGAGGTGTTCACGCAGAAGTTCATGGTCAGGGTCGGTTCGTCGACCTTGATCATGGGCAGGGCCTCGGGCGTGTCGGGCGCGCACACCGTGCAGCCGATGCCCAGCTCGTCGATGCCGTTGATCAGGACGATGTCGCCGGCCTGCGCCTCGGGAACGATCTCGCGCTCCAGGCCACGGAACTTCAGCACCTGGTTGACGCGGCCCTTGATCGGGTTCCCTTCGGGACCGAACTTGATCACCACGTCCTGCAGCGGACGCACGCGCCCGCGGGTGATGCGGCCCACGCCGATCTTGCCGACGTAGCTGGAATAATCCAGCGACACGATCTGCAGTTGCAGCGGACCGTCGGCGTCGTCGTTGCGCACCGGCACCTTGTCCAGGATCACGTCGAACAGCGGCTTCATGTCGCCGCTGCGCACTTCCTCGGTCAGGCCCGCGTAGCCGTTCAGGCCCGAGGCGTAGACCACCGGGAAGTCGAGCTGCTCTTCGCTCGCGCCCAGCTTGTCGAACAGGTCGAAGGTCTGGTTGATGACCCAGTCCGGACGGGCACCCGGGCGGTCGATCTTGTTGATCACCACGATGGGCTTGAGGCCAAGGGCCAGGGCCTTGCGCGTCACGAAACGGGTCTGGGGCATCGGGCCCTCGACCGCGTCGACCAGCAGCAGCACGCCGTCCACCATGGACAGCACCCGCTCGACCTCGCCGCCGAAGTCGGCGTGCCCCGGGGTGTCCACGATGTTGATGTGCGTGCCTTCGTATTCGACCGCGCAGTTCTTGGCCAGGATCGTGATGCCACGTTCCTTTTCGATGTCGTTCGAGTCCATGACCCGTTCGGCTATCTGTTCGTTCTCGCGGAAGGTGCCCGCCTGCCGCAGCAGCTGGTCCACCAGGGTCGTCTTGCCATGGTCCACGTGGGCGATGATCGCCACGTTGCGCAATGCGCGTGTCATGTCGTTTCCTTGAATGAAATCAATCTGTCGGGCTGCAGCCAGCCGTCCTCGCAGCGAGCCGTTCCCAGGAATCCACCGTCCGGTCCGGCAACCCGGACCTTGCCTGCATCTGTCTCGGCGGCCGCCGTGCCGGTTGCATCGCCGGCGACCATTCTTTCCTTGCGTCCCTGCATGAAGCGCCGGGCCGCCGCGGCGTCCAGCCGCACGACCGGCAGGTCGGCCAGCAGCGACTCGATCGGCAGCAGCGCGCCGGCCGGATCGGCCAGGGCTTCCAGCCGCTCCAGCGTCCAGGCCTGGGCCAAATCGAACCCCGCCGTGCGCGTGCGGCGCAGCGCCGTCAGGTGCGCGCCGCATCCCAGCGCCCGGCCGACGTCCTGCGCCAGCGTACGGACGTAGGTGCCCTTGCTACATGCGACGTCGATCGTCGCCGATCGTCCGGACAGCGACAGCAGCCGCAATCCATGAATCGTGACCTGCCTCGGTTCCCGCTCCAGCTCGACGCCCTCGCGCGCGTATTCGTACAAGGGCTTGCCGTCGCGCTTGAGCGCCGAATACATGGGCGGCACCTGCGAAATCCTGCCGACGAAGCGTGACAACACGTCGAGCATCCCCGCCTCGTCCACGGCCGCCGCGGGATCCTGGCCGGGGAAGCCGACCGGCACGCCCGTACGGTCGCCGCTGTCGGTTTCCTCGCCCAGCGCCAGCGTGGCGGTATAGCTCTTGTCGGCATCGAACATCCCGCCGGAGAACTTGGTCGCCTCGCCGAAGCACAGCACCATCAGGCCTGTCGCGAACGGATCCAGCGTCCCGGTATGCCCCGCCTTGCGCGCATCCAGGATGCGCCGAGCGCGCTGCAAGGCATGATTGCTGGACAAGCCCTCGGGTTTATCCAGCAACAACACACCATCCAGCGCACGCCCGCGTCGGGAAGCCATCGCAATCGTCGGAAAAAAAGGACGCGGCGCGGCTTACGCGCGGTCGTCGTCAGGAGCGGACGGTTCTGCCGGCGCGATACCCTCGCGCGCGTCCTGGCCGGCCTGGCTGGATTCGGCCAGTTCGTCGGCCTTGACGCCCGGCGTATTGGCCTGGGCGATCAGCCGGTTCATTTCCATGCCGCGCGACATCTGGCGGTCGTGGAAGAAATGCAGCGTGGGAACGGTGTGGATGTGCAGTTGCTTGAACAACAGCGAATGCAGCCACCCCGCTTTTTCATTCAGCGCGGTTTCAGCCTGGGACGGCTCGGCGCCCATGACGGTGAAATACACCTTGGCATGGGCGTAGTCGGGCGTCAGGTCCACGCCCGTAAGCGTGACCAGCCCGGCGCGGGCCGTATCGACCTCGCGCTGGATCATTTCGGCCAGATCCTTCTGGATCTGGTCGGCGAGCCGCTGGTTGCGGCCGCCGCCGGGGAGCTTCTTCTGCCTGTGACGACTCATCTGCCTGCACGTGCCCCTTACAGGGTACGCGCCACTTCCTTCACCTCGAACACCTCGAGCTGGTCGCCGATCGCGATGTCGTTGTTGTTGCGCAGCGTGATACCGCAATCGAAGCCGGACTTGACTTCCCGCACGTCGTCCTTGAAGCGGCGCAGCGAATCGACCTCGCCGGTCCACTGGACCACGTTGTTGCGCAGCAGGCGGACCTGCGAATTGCGGCGGACCACGCCGTCGAGCACCATGCAGCCCGCGATGTTGCCGATGCGGGACACGTTGTAGACCTCGCGGATCTCGACCAGGCCGATGACCTCTTCGCGCTTCTCGGGGGCCAGCATGCCCGACATGGCCGACTTCACGTCATCCACGGCGTCGTAGATGATGTTGTAGTAGCGCACGTCGATGCCGTTGTTCTCGGCCAGCTTCTTGGCGCTGGCATCCGCCCGCACGTTGAAGCCGATGACGACCGCCTTCGAGGCGATGGCCAGGTTGATGTCGCTTTCCGACACACCGCCGACCGCCGCGTGCACGACCTGCACGCGCACCTCGTCGGTGGACAGCTTGGTCAGTGCCTGGACCAGTGCTTCCTGCGAACCCTGGACGTCGGTCTTGACGATGAGCGCCAGCGTCTGCACGCCCTCGCCCATGTTGTCGAACAGCGACTCCAGCTTCGCGGCCTGCTGGCGAGCCAGCTTGACGTCGCGGAACTTGCCCTGGCGGAACAGCGCGATTTCGCGCGCCTTGCGCTCGTCGCTCAGCACCATCAGCTCGTCGCCGGCGGCCGGGACCTCGGTCAGGCCCTGGATCTCGACCGGAATGGACGGACCCGCTTCGGCAATCGGCTTGCCCACTTCGTCCAGCATCGCGCGCACCCGGCCGAAGCTCGCGCCGGCCAGCACGGCGTCGCCGCGCTTGAGCGTGCCGCTCTGGACCAGGATGGTCGCGACCGGGCCGCGGCCCTTGTCCAGCTTGGCTTCGATGACCAGGCCCTTGGCCGGCGCATCGACCGGCGCCTTCAGCTCCAGGACTTCGGCCTGCAGCAGTACCTGCTCGAGCAGTTCGTCGATGCCGGCGCCGGTCTTGGCAGACACGGGCACGAAGGGCGAATCGCCACCGTATTCTTCCGGCACGACTTCCTCGGCCACCAGTTCCTGCTTGACGCGGTCGGGGTTGCTCTCGGGCTTGTCGATCTTGTTGATCGCCACCACGATGGGCACGCCTGCCGCCTTGGCATGGTGGATGGCTTCCTTGGTCTGGGGCATGACGCCGTCGTCGGCCGCCACCACCAGGATCACGATGTCCGTGGCCTGGGCGCCGCGCGCCCGCATGGCCGTGAACGCCTCGTGGCCCGGGGTATCCAGGAAGGTGACCACGCCGCGCTCGGTTTCCACGTGGTAGGCGCCGATGTGCTGCGTGATCCCGCCCGCTTCGCCCGAGGCGACCTTGGCGCGGCGGATGTAGTCCAGCAGCGAGGTCTTGCCGTGGTCGACGTGGCCCATGACGGTCACGACCGGCGCACGCGGCATTTCCACGGCGTCCGAGGCCGGCGCCTGGTCCAGGAAGGCTTCGGGATCGTCCAGCTTGGCCGCGATCGCGGTGTGGCCGAGTTCCTCGACCACGATCATGGCCGTTTCCTGGTCCAGCACCTGGTTGATGGTGACCAT of Pigmentiphaga sp. H8 contains these proteins:
- the typA gene encoding translational GTPase TypA, with the protein product MTRALRNVAIIAHVDHGKTTLVDQLLRQAGTFRENEQIAERVMDSNDIEKERGITILAKNCAVEYEGTHINIVDTPGHADFGGEVERVLSMVDGVLLLVDAVEGPMPQTRFVTRKALALGLKPIVVINKIDRPGARPDWVINQTFDLFDKLGASEEQLDFPVVYASGLNGYAGLTEEVRSGDMKPLFDVILDKVPVRNDDADGPLQLQIVSLDYSSYVGKIGVGRITRGRVRPLQDVVIKFGPEGNPIKGRVNQVLKFRGLEREIVPEAQAGDIVLINGIDELGIGCTVCAPDTPEALPMIKVDEPTLTMNFCVNTSPLAGREGKFVTSRQLRDRLDRELKSNVALRVRDTGDDTVFEVSGRGELHLTILLENMRREGYELAVSRPRVVFKDIDGVKCEPFELLTVDVEDGHQGSVMEELGRRKGELLDMASDGKGRTRLEYRIPARGLIGFQGEFMTLTRGTGLISHVFDEYAPVRDGTLGERHNGVLISQEDGDAVAYALWKLQDRGRMFVSPGEALYEGMIIGIHSRDNDLVVNPIKGKQLTNVRASGTDEAVRLVPPIQLTLEYAVEFIADDELVEITPKNIRLRKLHLKEHDRKRASREAA
- the truB gene encoding tRNA pseudouridine(55) synthase TruB, encoding MASRRGRALDGVLLLDKPEGLSSNHALQRARRILDARKAGHTGTLDPFATGLMVLCFGEATKFSGGMFDADKSYTATLALGEETDSGDRTGVPVGFPGQDPAAAVDEAGMLDVLSRFVGRISQVPPMYSALKRDGKPLYEYAREGVELEREPRQVTIHGLRLLSLSGRSATIDVACSKGTYVRTLAQDVGRALGCGAHLTALRRTRTAGFDLAQAWTLERLEALADPAGALLPIESLLADLPVVRLDAAAARRFMQGRKERMVAGDATGTAAAETDAGKVRVAGPDGGFLGTARCEDGWLQPDRLISFKETT
- the rbfA gene encoding 30S ribosome-binding factor RbfA — translated: MSRHRQKKLPGGGRNQRLADQIQKDLAEMIQREVDTARAGLVTLTGVDLTPDYAHAKVYFTVMGAEPSQAETALNEKAGWLHSLLFKQLHIHTVPTLHFFHDRQMSRGMEMNRLIAQANTPGVKADELAESSQAGQDAREGIAPAEPSAPDDDRA
- the infB gene encoding translation initiation factor IF-2 gives rise to the protein MSSNTVAQFATELKLPANVLLEQLRAAGVSIKSVDDTVTESDKAQLLESLRRAHGASEDRKKITVTRKQTSEIKQADATGKARTIQVEVRKKRVFIKRDAGDGAELEAGQARPEDEVRASQVEAEAQEAERLEREQQEAQARERAEAEERERREAEARLREVEEQARLAAERAAREAEEAAAEAEKAKHAAAEAAAAQSTHPAVPEGGAAVSDVVASQAASSAEAARVKAEEARKKAEEMRKADAKAAEARDKARRAAEAEAAALREMLSRPRNKVLHAPQPAPAPAAAPTAPIAGTLHKPAAKAAAGDSKAAPAAKKDDKAAPGKKVLKAGAVASTWSDDASRKKGLKTRGDAPGASRDGWRGGGRGGRNRHQDQKTQQVVENIVREVHVPETISVADLAHKMAVKAAEAIKVLMKMGQMVTINQVLDQETAMIVVEELGHTAIAAKLDDPEAFLDQAPASDAVEMPRAPVVTVMGHVDHGKTSLLDYIRRAKVASGEAGGITQHIGAYHVETERGVVTFLDTPGHEAFTAMRARGAQATDIVILVVAADDGVMPQTKEAIHHAKAAGVPIVVAINKIDKPESNPDRVKQELVAEEVVPEEYGGDSPFVPVSAKTGAGIDELLEQVLLQAEVLELKAPVDAPAKGLVIEAKLDKGRGPVATILVQSGTLKRGDAVLAGASFGRVRAMLDEVGKPIAEAGPSIPVEIQGLTEVPAAGDELMVLSDERKAREIALFRQGKFRDVKLARQQAAKLESLFDNMGEGVQTLALIVKTDVQGSQEALVQALTKLSTDEVRVQVVHAAVGGVSESDINLAIASKAVVIGFNVRADASAKKLAENNGIDVRYYNIIYDAVDDVKSAMSGMLAPEKREEVIGLVEIREVYNVSRIGNIAGCMVLDGVVRRNSQVRLLRNNVVQWTGEVDSLRRFKDDVREVKSGFDCGITLRNNNDIAIGDQLEVFEVKEVARTL